In Microplitis mediator isolate UGA2020A chromosome 9, iyMicMedi2.1, whole genome shotgun sequence, the DNA window ccacacattttctcaaacattatcccacacactttcccacacattcagccacacattatcccacacatttttccACACAATCAGacatacattatcccacacacttTCGCACAAATTATCCCACGCATTTTTCCACACAATCAgacacacattttcccacacatttagccacacatTTTCCACACATTTAGCcgcacattatcccacacatttcctcacacattatccctcacattatcccacacattttcccacacattttctcaCACATTATCCTACACATTTAGCCACAAATTATCTGAAACACTTTCCTacacatttagccacacattttcccacacctttagccacacattttcccacacattttcctacacatttagccacacatTTTTCCACACcttatcccacacattatcccacacattctcCCACACAGTTTCTCAAACATTATCCCACATActttcccacacatttagccacacattcagccacaaATTATCTGACACATATTCCTacacatttagccacacattatcccacacatttttccACATATTTTCTCACACATTTAGCcgcacattatcccacacatttcctcacacattatccctcacattatcccacacattttcccactcATTTTCTCAcgcattatcccacacatttagccacacctttagccacacattttcccacacattatcccacacattttcctaCACATTTAGCCACATATTTTTCCACACCTTATTCCACACATTTTCCTACACCTTTTCTCACACATTATCctacacattatcccacacattatcccacacattctcCCACACAGTTTCTCAAACATTATCCCACATactttcccacacattcagccacacattatTCCACACACTATCCCACttattttcccacacattcagccacacattatTCCACACACTATCCCACttattttcccacacatttagccacacGTTCAGCCATACAtaatcccacacattttcctaCGGATTTTTCAACACATTCTCTCACACATTTTCTcacacatttagccacacatTTTCCTACACATTATCCCACGGAATTTCCAACACATTCTCCCACAAATTTTTccacacatttagccacacaATCAGACACAAATTTCCCCACACATTTAACCACACGCTATCCCACACACTTTCCTTCACATTTAGCCACATATTATCATACACACTTTCGCACAAATAatcccacacatttagccacacaattagacacacattatcccacacattaagctacacattttcccacaaattatcccacacattcagccacacattatcctaCGGATTTTTCTACACATTTTTCCATACATTTAGCcccacattttcccacacattatcccacacactttttcatcaattatcccacacatttttccACACATAATCTTACtcattcagccacacattatcctaCTCACTCAGCCACatattatcccacacattatcgCACACACCCAGCCATGCATTATCCTATATATCGTCTCCTACTACTAGTCACTCTTGTTCGAGAAAAACTGCTAATTtaagattaaatttatcattattcttTGAAGATGAagacaaacattttttttcgcttCGAGTTGATCAAACATCATTGGGTGAGacacttttttcatttttactgtgtatgagtatcaattattctttaagattaacattttattatttcatttgtctttattttttaaattttttattctaaattttaatatttttagttttttttgtttgtatacatatatatacttaaaatTCTAACACTTGAAATACGTCAAACCCAACATAAAATTGCAATAACATTTGTACCTATTAACAAagaaatcaatttattgttcaactaataaattaatctaattgactaataaatgaattacttgataaattaatcaatttatatcTAAATCAATGTATGCTCTGATTTTTTGGCCAAAAAATAGTACGTTCAGTATTATTTTGTCTAAACAATTTATTGAgcatacaaaatttaattattgtctCGTTGAATACAAAAACCAAATTCATCGTGGTAAACTGATTGCtcaaaatagtaattttggaattttaaatagtaactttttgtatttttttttatattctgtTATTCCATGATTCGTGATGAGCGGTTTATTCTTTTGATCTACTCGTCAATCCATTATTCGAACTCCCtgctgttttcaaaattttataaaatttaaataattatttaattttagagAATAAACAATGGTTGAAATCGCTAGAAGTCAACACTGATGGAGTTGTTATTGGGCAAGCTCAAACCTCTGTCAATAACGATTTATTTGGAATTTATACTGGGAATATGACGGATGGTtctacaattcaaaattttgacacCAACAATGCTGATTCTGACAATGCTGAAAACGATAATACTGATTTACAAAATGGAGATACTGATAACACAAACTGTGACAACACTCTCAATAATAATGCTGACATTAACAATACTGATACTGACGATATAAACTGTGACAAAATGGACATTAATAATACTGATACTGAAATTGTAGACTGTAGCAATActtatactaataataatgctGACATTAAAAGTACTGATACTGATATTCCAGACATTGAGAAAACTTTTAATAACAATCCTGATACCGGCATTGTAGACTGTGACAAAActtatgataatgataataatactgACATCAAAAATACTGATACTTATACTAAAGACTGTGACAAATCATGCACTGATAATACTAATATTAATGACGGTAATACTACCATAACTGACAACACTACTGATCCTGATATCAATACTACAGGTGATAATCACACTAATACTGATAAGACGAACTACGATAACactgataataacaatatttatattaacaatACTAATAATAACTCAACTGACTACATCGAACCTACAAATAATACtaccaattttaatttaaacgcAACAATTAATACTACTATTGATAACGAGACTAATAAGAACCAAACCAATGATGATAGTCTTGCATCTACGTTAAATTCAAGTAATACTCAAGTTGAAATATTATCACAAAGCGGAGTGTTTGTTTCGACTGAATCCTATGAAGAAATGGTTAAAATCACGAGTAACCCTAGAAAACTCACAAGACTTGTTTTAAAATCTGTATTTGGGAATGAGTTGCAAGTAATGAGCATAACTGGTCGGGGCAAAGGTGTTACGAAAGCTATtccaccgaaaattttaaaagcatgTCAAAGTAAACAACTTTTTGATATACTTGTTTCATTAACATAATTTTCGTTGataaatacacggaaaaaaaaataggtgctACAATaggattttgtcctgttgctacaacaggattttgtcctgttgctaccacaggattttgtcctgttgctACCACAGGATGTGTCCTGTTGCTGTAACAGGAAAATCCTGTTCCCAcaacaggattttgtcctgttgcagcaccttttttttccgtgtagcgTCTCGTAATCATGTAAATACCGGATTCTAGTTTACTGTTCTATTTACAGGCCTCGGCCGCAAAGTGTTAACATTGCAACACTTTTACTGATCTGCTTTTATGGTAGACAGGAATTTCTTTGCTGATTTGAACAAATAGAAAGCAAAGTTAAATTAACTAACTATTCAACTGAATAATTGTTGATATTCAAtcgattaattatatataatcatgctaTTATCTTGTTGATAATAACACTAATGAACTAAGAacaggattatttattacttttttttacagaatttgTGAAGCTTCAAACCTCACCCAAAGAATGGATAGGTCATGAAGCATTTCAAGTTTGTGTGACACAAATGTGTAATACTCTCAGTCATCCTAAGAGAGATAAGAAGGATGAATGAAGTTTTATGTGATGTGAAAAATATGGTTAAttatgttgtaaaaaaataaaatattagcaCCACTTTTCCTTAAATGTTGTGTGAGGccccaaaatatttttttaaagatcctgagaatttttaattttgtctcACAGTTGCTAGGTAATCTGTAAGACCCAATGGAGCCCGAGAAAGTACCTGGTAGAAGAGTTTTTTGTTTCAAGGCcccagaacttttttttaaagatgctgagaattttaatttttgtctgaCAGCTGCTAGGGAGTCTGTAAGACACAATGGAGCCCGAGTAAGTAGTTAATAGTAGAGTTTTTTGTTTCAAGGCCacagaacatttttttaaagattctgagaatttttaattttgtctcACAGCTGCTAGGTAATCTGTAAGACCCAATAAAGCCCGAGAAAGTTGCTGTCAGTGAAGTATTCTGTTGCAAGGGCctagaacatttttttaaagatgctgagaattttaatttttgtctgaCAGCTGCTAGGGAGACTGTAAGATACAATGGAGCCCGAGTAAGTAGTGAATAGTAGAGTTTTTTCCTGCAAGGGCccagaacatttttttaaagatgctgagaattttaatttttgtctgaCAGCTGCTAGGGAGTCTGTAAGACACAATGGAGCCCGAGTAACTAGTTAATAGTAGATTTTTTTCCTGCAAGGCtgcaaaacatttttttaaagatgcTGAGAATTCTGATTTGCTGTTTCCTGGCTACTAGACATCTTTTTTTCTGACATGAAATGTTTTCGATAcggtttgatttttttattttaagttttgaaAAGTTGTATCTATGACTTACGATTAAGCAAGTTTCCTTTTTGTTCCCATACGTCATCTACCTATTTAATACGTTTTCACGGCCATTTACGTCTTTTAaggttcaatttacgtttttaTCGTCTAGGACGTTCTATCAACGATTCAAATTCCGACTCGagatattaacaaaaaaaaaattgatacttctgtttgaatttttcactGTTTTTGTTTTGTTCAGTGCCTAAGTTCGAGTCTTGAAAATCAAACTGACAGTTGTCatgaaataaatcaattaagcTTTTGATTATTCTGATTTctcttaaatattcaatacaGTCAATAACTTGCGAgtagtaaattaatttctctcgTGGTATCACGACTGTACGTCCTTAGTTTTTGTTCACTGACTTTTGAAATTCTGTTTCTCCGGTAGTTTTGTGatacgtgttttttttttttgctacagcaatcaatttttttgtcaatcaCGATTACATATTTAACTAATTATGCCAAGACCACGACTTCCGTTTCTCGGTTGTTGACAACACATCGTTCAGCAGATGAATATTGAACCTGGCACTTTCAACGTTGGTAATGATTTTGTTCACTGCATGATTTttaagatcaaattgaattcagTTACACGGCGTGATATTGAACGACACATCTTAAACAACACTCATCAATCTATTGCTGATCGTCGAGCTCAACCTGTACAACCCACTGCGGATGCTATATCTCAATGTTCATCCCGTACGAGCACGTTCCATTATGAACTTGCCGAGACACTTTTGGCTTCCAACATTCCATTTGagaaattaaacaatttgaaattcaaaggatttttagaaaaatatacaaGTCAGCAAATCCCTACAGCTACAACCTTAAGGAAATCATATGTTGATTTAATCTATGattcaaaacttcaaaaacTTCGGGAAGAAATCggtaatcatttaatttatttatccgtTGATAGAACGTCCGATAAATTTGGTCGATGTATTACTTATGCGATCGTTGGTGCTCTTCTTCCTGACCAAGCAAGTGTGTCTCATTTACTCTACTGTGGCTGTATTCCCACTGCTAACGCTGAAGAAATAGAAAACTTCGTGAACATCGCGTTCAGTATGCTGTGGCCAGAAAATATTCATCATGACAGACTTTTGTTATTTGTTTCGGATGCTGCACCGTACATGATGGCCGCGGGAGTAAGGCTCAAAAATACGTTCCCGAAGTTAATCCACGTTTCTTGCCTGGCTCATGGCTTGCATCGAGTGACAGAATCAGTCAGAGAAACGTATCCAAATGCTAATGGTATAATAGCAAATACAAAAGCCGTCTTTCGGAAAGCTCCGACAAGGGTAGCACTGTTCCATGACATGGCCCCAGGTGTTCCGCTTCCACTTGAACCCATTATCACTAGATGGGGTGAGTGGCTCCGAGCTGCTTCGTATTATCAACAGCATTATGTGACAATTGGACCAGTTATAAATGCGCTGATCCCTGATGCTGCGGTTGTAGTACGTGCTCAAGAATTATGGGCCCTTCCCGGAatagaaaatgattttaaCTGGATTCACCAGAATTACTGTTGCATTGCAGAtgcaataaaatcatttgagaGGCAGCAACTTGACTTAGAGACTGTTATCGACATTATTACGGGCATATCATCCGATATCacagaaaatttgaatataccTCAAGTTATGAGAGACAAAATGTTACATGTACTCTTAAATAACACGGGTTTTAGTGTTggaattatgaatatttttgcatCTCTTCAGGGCGAACAAGAGATCAAACTTCCAGAAGGATGGGTGATGGATGACGTAAGGTGTATGGCGTTTGCACCACTTACTTCATGCGACACGGAAAGATCATTTtcacgattaaaaaaatattttaaccgACAAGCGgtataatttatcgattgaaAATTTGGGGAAATACGTCTTTATAAATGTAAACGACTCTGATGACAATTGATGATAAtcgaaattgtaaaaaaaactacatatGAATCTGCATGAGTATACGAATGCCTATTTCTTCTATATGTGTGTGCTCTATtgaatatgtatacatataatgtttcattaataattcaaataattaaaaaaaaaagattatcctattgataaaatgaaaataaataaataattactgacTCGTATAAccttaaaacaaaattgtatacCTCTACTGTATAAACTTTAACAAAACGTCTTTCATAAGAATTAACATAAAcaaaacaattataaataagttttCAACGTAAGTTCTTAGGTTATTGGAAGATAAAGCTGATTTGTAACGCACAGTGTAACAACACATATGGCTAAGAAAGTTACGGATGAACACGTGTAGAAATGTGTCTGAATTTCAAATGATGTGTGAAACATTGTGTGAGCCAATCTGCAAGATAATGAATGAGAAAATGTaagggaaaatgtgtgggaaaatgtgtgagAAAaggtgtgggaaaatgtgtgggataaggTGTGGAAAAatgtgtggctaaatgtgtaggaaaatgtgtgggataatgtgtgggaaaatgtgtggctaaatgtgtgggataatgtgtgagaAAATGAGTCGGAAAATGTGTGGCTAAATGTATGGGAAAGTGTGTCAGATAATTTGTGGCTAAATGTGTGAGAAAATGTGTGGCATAatgtgtggctaaatgtgtggGAACGTGTGTCAGATAATTtgtggctaaatgtgtgggataatgtgtgggaaaatgtgtgtcTGATTGTGTGGGATAATTTGTGCGAaagtgtgtgggataatgtgtggctgaatgtgtggaAAAATGTGTGTGATAACGTGTGTCTGATTGTGTGGCTAAATGTATGGaagaatgtgtgggataatttgtggtaaagtgtgtgggataatgtgtgggataatgtgtgtctgattgtgtggctaaatgtacgggaaaatgtgtgggatagtTTGTGCGAaagtgtgtgggataatgtgtggctgaatgtgtgggaaatcgtgtgggaaaatgtgtgggataatgtgtgtcTGATTGTGTGGGATAATTTGTGCGAAAGTGTGTcggataatgtgtggctgaatgtgtgggaaagtgtgtgggataatgtttgagaaaatgtgtgggataatctgtgactgaatgtgtgggaaagtgtgtgggaaaatgtgtggctaaatgtgtgggaaaatgtgtgggataatgtgtgtcTGATTGTGTGGCTAAATGTATGGaagaatgtgtgggataatttgTAGTAAAGTGTGTGGGAtcatgtgtgggataatgtgtggcttAATGTGTGGCTTAATGtttgggaaaatgtgtggcaTAGTTTGTGCGAaagtgtgtgggataatgtgtggctgaatgtgtgggaaatcGTGTGAGAAAaggtgtgggaaaatgtgtgggataaggTGTGGAAAAatgtgtggctaaatgtgtaggaaaatgtgtggaataatgtgtgggaaaatgtgtggctaaatgtgtgggataatgtgtgagaAAATGAGTCGGAAAATGTGTGGCTAAATGTATGGGAAAGTGTGTCAGATAATTTGTGGCTAAATGTGTGAGAAAATGTGTGGCATAATGTGTGGGAACGTGTGTCAGATAATTtgtggctaaatgtgtgggataatgtgtgggaaaatgtgtgtcTGATTGTGTGGGATAATTTGTGCGAaagtgtgtgggataatgtgtggctgaatATGTGGAAAAATGTGTGTGATAACGTGTGTCTGATTGTGTGGCTAAATGTCTGGaagaatgtgtgggataatttgtggtaaagtgtgtgggataatgtgtgggataatgtgtggcttaatgtgtgggaaaatgtgtgggataatgtgtgtctgattgtgtggctaaatgtatgggaaaatgtgtgggatagtTTGTGCGAaagtgtgtgggataatgtgtgtcTGATTGTGTGGGATAATTTGTGCGAAAGTGTGTcggataatgtgtggctgaatgtgtgggaaagtgtgtgggataatgtttgagaaaatgtgtgggataatctgtgactgaatgtgtgggaaagtgtgtgggaaaatgtgtggctaaatgtgtgggaaaatgtgtgggataatgtgtgtcTGATTGTGTGGCTAAATGTATGGaagaatgtgtgggataatttgTAGTAaagtgtgtgggataatgtgtggcttAATGTGTGGCttaatgtgtgggaaaatgtgtggcaTAGTTTGTGCGAaagtgtgtgggataatgtgtggctgaatgtgtgggaaatcgtgtgggaaaatgtgtgggatcattattatttaattgacacATATTTCATTTCCTCTTACGTTCAGTATGTCAGATTGACAGTTAATTTTCGttgtgaattatttttttttatcgaatcgttctgttttatttaatcatttgaattcattatttgaataactCTGATTTTTTCAGATGGGTTTTTTTGCTAGCTTTAATCATAACTATGTCTTTGTTTTTCTATGCAGGattctaaataaatacttcaatCGTGAAATTAGCTGCCTCGTTATTTAAAATCACGactttcgaattttttaattttacgattttcaattttttccctAGGACTTTTTAAACGGGCAAAAGTTGCGACACAACTCATTAGTAAGTAATCAAAAACATGAGTAACCAGATCTGATGGTTTCCGAGTACTAGGAGATCgcataaatatttacacaCTTGTATGGCACCTACAACTCGCCCTGCTGAAATGATCTTTTagaatctcataaaaaaatttatttaagaaaacttATGAGAAATTGATGTGTATTTGACACTGCAAAACCGCATAGCTCCTCGTAGAAGTTTGCTATGAGAAAAATTACGATTTCgtcatttttaattgaatgttcataaaattttatacagttTCTATGAGGAGTTGAAAAtcgattttcatatttataatttcctaTAAGATACGGAAACAAGTACACTATAGCTGACAATTTCTATCAGGTTAAATAAGGTTCAGTTGTTAAAGATATTATGagaatttataagtaatttaggtaataattttatgcagTTTTAAAATGTAACAGTAATTTATGCGCTCACAATCAGATTTATCTGTTTAGATGAGATTATTCTGTAAGACTATATAAGTATTTCACatagataattttatgagtttttatACCGAAGTTTTATAATAGTTTATATTATATAGTTTTCTGAAACtctatgagatttaaaaagtttttaaggGACTTTAATTTGAGGAAATTTTATCTGTATTACGCAtggaattttgatttttatactgaaagaacgcattaataatttcataagTTGATGACAAATTTTTAGAGCTAATATTAGTATTCAGCAGTTACAGCATATGGGCGGATTTTACGTTGATTTTTTATGCATTTTTATAGGGGAATTTCacagcatatattttatacttatGAAAAGATTCTATCATCATTACAGTTTGCGATAaagtagaattttttaatttaatttcatctaATAGCATactttaattagttttttcagatttattagaattgaaaaaagacGTTGCTCTAAAATTActttatgatattttcatgaataaaaataaaacgtaattgtgtaatttttaagaagcagataatttattagatcattaaatttttaaaaacagaaGCCATACTTTTCATTCaacatgaaattttaattctatatgAATTATAATCAATCGACCAGTTATGCAACTTCATTGTCACTATGAACTGGCGTGTCTGGACTACTGTCCTCATCCTCCTCACTTGAACTGCTTGTATTCTCACTACCATCAGTATCAATGAGATCTTTACCATTATTTGTAGTAGGGTCATTTCCATCATCTTCCATTTGGTTATCCTGATCACCGCTATTTCCTCCTTGATTTGATTCATTAGTTGCCACGTTCATCACATTTTCTTACTCATCTACCTAATAACATTGTTCAGCATAAAATtcgttgataataaaaataaagtgaaaggtttattatttatttatatggaaTAATTAGTACCCCAGCGGATCGGTTTCCACCGGGGGTTACAGTGTTTACTAAGTGTAACCCAGATTCCACCGAGTATATGCCTGAATTTCACTTGATTACCACGGTGGatttgtgaaaattttacCTAAAATTTACACTTGACCCACACTAATGTACCAATACTCAAATTACCTCGTATCAACACTGAGTTTCCACTGAAAGGAACTTAACCTGACTTTTCTAGATCTTATTCCGAGTTTGCCatgttattatcatttaaatatattttatgtacttAGATACTTAGAAAGATAGTGTAATATGCTTATCCATTTGTGATATTAATTTCATGTaatttagtataaatttactgaataacatgtgattcgataaaatttaatactccCACGTTATTCGTAACAATATtctcactgaaaaaaaaaatcggtctgtcgaTTGACCCTGCCCGCCAGCCCCAGAAATTCCCACaattttcaagctccttgtgcttgaaaatacttttgaatgccGTGGATTTCGGAAAGAAACCGTtctttaccattttttctccaaccagattttggaattgatttattcagtcgtttttgagaaatttcaaaaaaacgaaaaaaactttttttttttatttctttcgacaacggtttctcttgaacgaataaaccaatttcgacgtttgaggtggcattcgatgcggcttataaagttttaaaacccagttgattttggaatcaatccatcgagcacattacaagttatccaaaaaaaaaacatttttaaacaaattttatttttggaatatttctGAACGAGCCAGACCGATCAAGTTCAATTTTTCACAGCTATTAAATATTGACAAACCGCGTCGTATGCCACCTTGACAATTAAAATTGGTTcgtccgttcaaaagttacagatatttacatacgtacgtatgtacgcacacatacatacagggTGATTCAGAATTACCTTTACAGCGAAAATATTCCGATAGAGGAGACAATTTTGAGCAGAAAACTCCTGAGTcgtgattgaaaattttgagtggTTGCGGAGTTATTGACAATTTTAGTTGACCAATCAGATGCGAGatttagcatttaaaaaaaaagcaaaagaataaataataaatttggcTGCGTTGCGACTTTCAACTTCAAGCtttacttttgtttttttatttttttaaataattctaattttaaagAATTCAAACGAATGTAaccttcaaaataaaattaattttttagttaaaaaaataatttaaaaattctagaaagtaattaaataaattgacaatgtagaaaataaattgattcgATGTTTACGATTGAGCGGACAAATTTCAAACTGCtcattatgataataataaggaCTTTTATCAGATGAAGCACCAGGACAAACTCCAGGCTGCTTATCAGGATAATAATAAGGACTTTTATCAGGTGGAGCACCAGGACAAACTCTAGGCTACTTATCAGGATAATAATAAGGACTTCTATCAGGTGGAGCACCAGGACAAACTCCAGGCTGCTTATCAGCATAATAATGAGGACTTTTATCAGGTGGAGCACCAGGACAAACTCCAGGCTACTTATCAGGATAATAATGACTTCTATCAGGTGGAGCACCAGGACAAACTCTAGGCTGCTTATCAGCATAATAATGaggacttttataaaaataaataaaaagaacaaACTCCAGGCTGCTCATCAGGATAATAATAaggacttttataaaaaaaaataaaaaggacaAACTCCAGGCTGCTTATCAGGATAATAATAAGGACTTTTATCAGGTGGAGCACCAGGACAAACTCCAGGCTGCTTATCAGCATAATAATGaggacttttataaaaaaaaataaaaagaacaaACTCCAGGCTGCTCATCAGGATAATAATAAGGACTTTTATCAGGTGGAGCACCAGGACAAACTCCAGTCTGCTTATCAGGATAATAATAAGGATTTTTATTAGCTGGAGCACCAGGACAAACTCCAGTCTGC includes these proteins:
- the LOC130674807 gene encoding myb-like protein D, translated to MTDGSTIQNFDTNNADSDNAENDNTDLQNGDTDNTNCDNTLNNNADINNTDTDDINCDKMDINNTDTEIVDCSNTYTNNNADIKSTDTDIPDIEKTFNNNPDTGIVDCDKTYDNDNNTDIKNTDTYTKDCDKSCTDNTNINDGNTTITDNTTDPDINTTGDNHTNTDKTNYDNTDNNNIYINNTNNNSTDYIEPTNNTTNFNLNATINTTIDNETNKNQTNDDSLASTLNSSNTQVEILSQSGVFVSTESYEEMVKITSNPRKLTRLVLKSVFGNELQVMSITGRGKGVTKAIPPKILKACQKFVKLQTSPKEWIGHEAFQVCVTQMCNTLSHPKRDKKDE